The Phycodurus eques isolate BA_2022a chromosome 5, UOR_Pequ_1.1, whole genome shotgun sequence DNA segment ATCCTAGCATGCGGcttcatcaaaaataaatacaaacccaGTTGAAAATCACAAATATGAAGACCACAtcagatttgttctttttaataATACATGTGTTTTGAGTGAGATCTGTGCATGATTTAATGATACCGATAAGCCTATTAACTTTGGCCATTTTTTAGACAGCTTCTGGCTTTGGCTGGGGTAACTGTGTTGTAGTGTTTTTAGGCTGTATTATAGATATAGACTTGTCATATTTTGCTCTGGTTTATGCTTTTCACTGTGGCTGTTTAATGTAAACACGCTAAATAGTTTAGCGCtcacaaatattttataaagaAAAGTTTTATATTGTGTTGAGTATTCGCCATCCACACGAGTGACTTCAAAATTCGGTGAACCAACATGTCAGATATTTCATGGATATGCTGCTCAAAATTAATGCTAGATGTTgccaaaataaattaacactgtgtcatcaaagagagcaagccattttcaacccttttgattggtcaataatttgtgaaaataacaGCCCTGCGTGGGAACTGACCAATACTATCGCTTTGTGAGAAAAGAAATATGAAGTTAACCAAATTTGGCTATCGGAGGTTTCAGCCCAACGTCAGCGATATTTTATTTACCCAAGGGAAAAATTCCCACCATCCTAGAGATACTGtgctaaaataattaaattgtatGCATAACCTAATTAATACTTTGGTACACAAATTTGGCAGgcactttaaaaacattatatttTGTTCATATGATATTTTCAAAAGTTAGGGTCTGAGTTTATAATTTGCACAAATATGAATTAATCTTAAAAAATGTGCTATGTATTAAACTAATTAATGTGCATTACTTTATTGGCAAAATACTACTAAATATaatcatggtaaaaaaaaaaataagtatctcacaaaagtgagtacacccatctcatttaatttattgtagCTTTGAATGGGACAACACTGGGGAAATGACACTGACGCTTGCTTGTATAATAGTGTTTTTCCCTAAATTTACcttcccctcaaaataactcaagacacagccattaatttttttaaatcactggcaacaaaagtgagttcCCCCCTACGTGAAACTGTGCAAATTCGGCCAAATGTGCCATCTTCCCTCCCCTGTAATCATGTGACTCGTTTCAGCTTTGAACGGGCAGCAGGTGTGTTACATTTTAAGTTattgcgctctctctctctctctctctctctctctctctctctctctctctctctctctctctctctctctctctctctctctgaaagTATATAGGGCACCTCATGGGGGGAAAGATGGCCTAGGGTATAAGAAAACTGTTGCCAAGACCATACAACGGTTTAACATTTGTGCAATGACtacattgtagcaaagtgtCATATCCTGTGTCCCATGAAAATATATGATAAAATATTATCAACAGTGTGAGGGGTGTGCTTAGTTTAGTGAGATTGTCTGATGTCTACACATTGTGTTCATAACTGGACCCCCTCTGCGGCTATGTATGAGTGTTCAGTCAACAGTCAAATTCCATCAACCCGAAGAATTGTCTATCTTGCAGCTTAAACGAGTATGAATGAGTGTGCAAATTGCCCTGGCCATGACTGTTAAGCAAGCATGTCAGAGACAGAGCAGTCCTCCCTGACCCCTCGGCCCAGCCCTCGCCATCCCATCTGTGGGAGGAGCTTAAAGATGGATTACAGCACATCAGCCTGTAGCCAGAAGCACGGATATTCCATCCTGGCTTAGCTATTATCTTGTCCGCCCAATGCTTggggaaataaatggaaatctTCTTACAGGTTGGACGGAACAAGCGGGCCAAGGTTACAAATTACCTTTGCTTCGCTTCAGCTCAAGCGTGAAGGCTAATATCCGAACCCTGGCGCACACCAAACAAGCAGACCAAGATTGCAAGTGAATCCTTGTACGGTTTCGTTTCAGCTCACGTGTGATCGATAACATCCGAAAACTGGTGCGGATGAACAAGCGGACCGAGGTTACACGCAAACTCTGGTGCATTTCAGGTCACTTCACCTCAAGTGTTATTGCTAATATCCAAACCCTGGTgcacagcaaacacagggaccCAAGTTACAATTGACCTCAAAAGCAGTTCTCTTCACTTCAGCCCAAGTGTGACTTTTAatatccccccaaaaagacTGTTATTATTGCGaggtttgtttaaaaacaagcgtatatccatccattttctgtaccgcgtcatcatcacaagggtcgcgggcacgctcgagcctatcccagctatcaactggtcgccagccaatcgcagggcaaatataaacaaacaaccattcgcgcacacattcacacctacgggcaatttagagtcttcagtcaacctaccatacatgcttttgggatgtgggaggaaacccgagtgcctggagaaaacccacgcagacacggggagaacatgcaaacttttgaaccccggtcctcagaaccgtgaagcagatgtgctaaccagtcgtccaacgtgccgccctTCAATTTATATTCTAATTGTTAATGACTTCAACATCTGACGTTTACATAAACTAGGAAAATCTGAGAAaacaaattgcattttgtgtaaTAACTAGGAACGCGGTGTTAGAGTAACtcaaaacagagcatacaaTTTACTACCAAGAAATAGAAGTGACCCACACAGACAGTAATCTCTCATAagaagatatactgtatatgggttTAGTTCCACATACATGCAAATATACATAGGAGGAGGGTAAAGCCCGGAGGCTGATTTTAGTAATCTGCTGGGTTATAAATACACAAAGCACAACCAAGTATTGTAGACAACATCTGGACGTCTGTGTTTTCACTGGACAGGCGCGAGGGCTACTGGGTGGcgtttgatgatgtcattgtctATAACTGACCTTTGTGATGATAAAAAGGCAGAAAATTGGCATGGCAAATTAGTTCATTTCTTTCACGTCAGTAATGCAGAATAAGGAACCAGAGTAGTACATAAGGCCTCCAAGTGAGCTCTAGGGTTGGATTATGCTTTCAGTCGGAGGGCATTAAGGAATCATAACTGCACAGTTTGTTCCACCCGGTTATATAAAAGACTCAAAGGGAGTGTGCAAATGTGATCTCTATACGCAATCTCCTAAAACTTGGACACAATGTATGCAGGATTAAGACCGAAGGCACTAAAATACTAGAgatatttatttgttgtcaaCGATTGGTCTTTGATGATGTCAAGCACGCATTCACAGGGTATATCCAATGGacttttatccacatttggaagcaATTCCAATCTGAAGATATACGATTCCAtgcgtggattttttttcctccgctCTTATTCCCGATGCCATGATGCATATCTCAAAGGCACTGTAGATAACGAACGCAGGACAGACGTTTGTACACATAGACCACAACACTAGGTATATCTACACAGTCCGATGAGATCCGTCAGGCAGGTATTGATTTAACTCTCAGTCAATTCTAACCCTAAAACATCACTCCTAACTCAATCTAAACATGTTTAACACTAGCCTGTTATTAAAAGCCCCAATATCTAAACCTAACCCAAAACCTGACCCTTACATAACCCTTAACCCTTACATTTAACCGACAAGTTCTgattttttcataaatttagtATGGCCCTTGGAGGACATTATAAAAACTCAACTGGCCCGTCatattaaaaatacttcccactTTGAGCAATAGAACTCAAAATAATGTGTGCACTACTCCTGTTGTACCCTTATTTCCCAAGAGGGAGGTTCAACCAAATGTACACTACTGACAAAATGTTAGGGAgcgtgaaatttcaggatgtacCTAAAATGAACTATAAACTTTGCCAGCGGACCagcagaacaattcaatgctcttccactcgatggcagaaggtacaactACCCTGTGaattcacctgttgccattcatagaAAAGAATACTAACTTTGTGTTAAACTAaaaaggcccagatttcacacagaGTACGTACATTTGTGATTATGTTGTGACGAGACCATCATTACTTTACTATTTTTGTGACATCTTTGGTAGTGTGCTATAAAATTTTCTTCATGTCAAAAATGTACCTTGATTCAGTAATTGGTGGGAAACACTGCTGTGGACAACCATGCTCAGAGTTTAAGTTTAAAGTGGTACTTACACAAGGAAGTGGTAGAGGAAACATTTGAGTCCAGCAGGTCTCTCGAGGAAGTTATAAACATCGCCCTGCATGCTCGTCTTGACGTACGGCCGCTGGAACTGCTTTTGGTGGCGATGCAGCCAGCTGGAACGCGGCAGAGGCGGGAGCGGCGCCGAAGTGACGGGGAGCTGGCCGTGTGCGATCTGCAAGGCCGGGTCCTTCTCCATCGGACAGTGGGGGAGGCCTGATCCATTATTCACCGCCGCGGGGTCCAGTTCCAGTGAAACAGGAGAGTAGTGGTCCCTGTTGACCGCGGGGGCCTCGCTGTCAGCGGCCACAGACGGAGAAGTGTCAGCGTCCGTCTCCGGGTTCAGGCTGAGGGTGAGGCTGGTTCCGGCACACCCGTTGGGGCCTTTTCGGGCGAAGGGCCCTCCCAGCCTGCTGCCGTAATCCCGTTGTAGGTGGCACGTCATGTGGAAGGAGCGCCCCCGTCTCTCCCCCATGTTGGTTCCAAACTTGAGAGGAGCTTGAGCTGATGGAGGATCCACGAGGGGCAGGGAGCACTCGGAGGTCGTAAAGACGATCTTAGCGAGGCCTGGCTAGCTTCTCGCTGGGGACGAGCGCTCTGTCTGCGGGGCGGCGTGTGCGTCCATGCCTGGAGTGGAAGAGGGGATGTGAGATGTGGAGATAGTGTGATTGAAAGGAAGCCCTGCGCTCTATTATGAAGGGGACTCTGCTCCTTTGGCATCagccattaaaaatacaacaccTGAACAATGTAAACCACTTGATTCCGCACCGATGCATAAAATGCTGAACGTATTCCCTCTTGAACTGTAGTTGTCTTACTCAACTGAAGATAGTAGCAGTTGTCAATTAAGGGTTATATGCATTTGTTAACGGGGAAggctttatttgtacaaaattaTTAGGCTACTGGAAAgtactgcaaaacaaaaaacaaaaacaaaaaaacaggtgaTTGATGCCCTCccgctcaaaaaaatatattttataagtGGGGATAAACCGCCAATAAGTGTATTGAGGGTtggttcctcccaaaaacaaaaatttaaagagaaatatttttttaattgaaaaaaaattaattaactaattaattaattttaaaaaataataacatttaaaaaaaataatgaatgggTGACAAAGCAGCTGCCGAGCTGCAGGTATGTGATGGTCCacttgacttacgagttcaATTTCTTCTGTGCCAACACTCATAACTCATCTCAAATCAtagttccccattgaaatgaatggaaatgccattaatccattccagacccatacacaaaaaaaaaaacacaaatatatttgtaacaTTTAACAAGAAAACACCACGATACTGCATTCTACTTAATAAAACcaaacagtaataacataattaaagatAATGTAAagtattaaacagtttgtgatTCATGATTATACATCAATTTACATGCTACTTCCAGTacatcgatttttttttttctaatgcactggaaagaagcgTGTATATGTACATGCAGTGAAGAGTcgagatgcatcacttcaacaaATGTCCTTGACACtttccttttcacacagggctttggcgccatcttgtggcatattaGGGTGTTTacgaaaaatcacaaaaaaacgaGAATAGGTGCGTGTTTTGGGCAAATAGCTGGGAATAGGTTTCACAGAAAAATAACACAAACGTGAATAGAGAAACGCAAATAGGCAGGTGTTCATTatcatccagccattttctttaccattaTGTGAATCAATCCCTTTTCTGAAGcatttatcctcattagggttaagctggagcctatcccagctgattttgggcgagaggtagagcatactctggactggtcgccagctaattgcattttgaacatttttacaGTGTATTATACAGTGCGACTTATGACCTGCGAGCATAATACGAGTGCAAGCAGGGCTGACACATTCCCAGAATTTAGCCATATGTGAACCAGACATGggtcagcaacacacacacacacaaacacacacacacacacacacacacacgtacacagtcCATCGCTGAGGATTTTCCACATACAAATAGTGTTACGTTGTGCCAACCCTGACAGAGGCCATCTGGGGAGGTAAAACAAATGCACAGTGCCCTGAAAACATTTAAAGTTACAACGTAACTGTTTTGGAAGTTATCTCTCGATGCATCGCAATACTCCCGCCTCAATACAAAATCGATTCAGCAAATCCTCTGAATCGATTCACCTCCTGGCCAGTGGTTTTGCCTTGCATGAGATTCGCATTGTTGACCGAATAAttacaaaaaggaaaatagaaACATGGAAAAGGAGAGAACAAATGGAAAAggagaggggggaaaatgaTAAGTAAGGTGTTTAGTAAGCTGTGCCAGGCTGAATTTTTATTGTTCATCACATTTTCCATAAGGAAATATAAGTTTGCATGCACTTTACCTTTTCAATGCTTATACAGAACTctcatgtttttacttttgtacaccATATGCACAAAAAAGTTGTTATTGTGTGCCCCCACCTCCCCAGaaaaaattctgattttttttttttttttcaaaaatgtgaggTGAGataccatatactgtatattcacataggcatgaaaataaatctttaaagACTGTCACCAGTTCTACTTCTTACTGACTCAACAATGTTTAGACTGTAACTCTGATGAATTTAATGTCATCTTCATTGAAAGAACAGtccttttctttcaaaaaccaGGACATTCTAAGTGACACTAAACTATTGCATCGGCAGTGTACAGATCAGGACAAAACAGTAGATCAACGTTTTGTGTCTCTGAAAAGACATTGAACCACATATGAGTATGAACGTTATGTATGTGTGTTGATGGTGGCAAATggaaaagtagaaaaaaaaaaactcatctgtTCTCAGCTTTTGAGGCACCAGGGCAAGGACCTCATGGACTGCTGTCATCGTATAGCTTGAGTTTCTAGCACAATCAAGTGTGTCACAGTGACAGCTCACTTTCCATCAATGAGCTCCATTATCAGatgagacatacagtacataaccaTACGGTGGCcgtaaaatgtctacacacccctgttcgaatgccaggttttttacaattttaaaaaaaggataccaagataaatcatttcaaaaccttttccactgtTATTGTGACCCATAACCTGTACACATCAAGGgggagtaaaaaataaacagctgaaataatgtggttgcacaagtgcgcacaccctcttgtaactgggatgtggctgtgttcagaattaaccaatcacattcaaacatgttcgatgggagtcagcacacaactgcaACCATTTAAAGTGGCGCCGATTAAgcccaaataaatttcagctGTTTTagtttcctgacatttttttcctttaaaattgtttatttgtattcccCCTCTTTCTTGTTCTTCTAATTGAGTCGTAAAGTTATAGGtcatggtggaaaatgttttgaaattattattttaaatcacaaaaatctagcatttgaacaagggtgtgtagactttttgtatCCAGTGTCCATTTCATAAAGAGGTGGTACAGTCTGTTCTCAAATGTCGGgttcagtaaaagtaaaaagccgTCAGAATAATATCTACTCCAGTACAGTAACTCTATGTACTTAGTTATCTCCCACCACTGGTCTTGTATTTGAATTAATTGCTGTACGATGGGTGAAATGGCTTACCTTCAAACGTCCAGACTACACCAGCAGCAGATAAAAAGCTCGGCTTTTAAAAGCAAATTGTGATGAAAAGTAGATCCTAAAATAATTCGCCGAGTTATATGTTGAGTAAACTGTAAGGAAACGCTCAATCTCGGcactaaaaaaatttaaaattaaaaaaagtgaaaataacacAAGCGTTAAATAGGCGTCCGTCTGCGGGACTTTGAAGTGCATCACTGGCAGACCCTGGACGATGTGTTGAGTTCAAAGCCGCTCGAACCTTTTCTATTCCTCACAAATGCTACGCctgattgctgttttttttaattgtattttatttttaacaaaaaacatcGACAGTTCATGGCTATCCTTCGTCACTTGTATCCGTATGAAATGCAATTCGTTTACGAGGCTATCTCGGATACGTTGATGTAGAGGGCATTCTAGAAGTGAGTTTTTGCGCGTACACGACTCGCTGTAAAGGTCACTTTACGAGGGCAAGTGAACACCTCAGGCTAGAGCCAGAAGGCAGCAGCTGGTCGCgagctcacaaaaaaaaaaaaaaaaaaagattttgactTTTACTAAATGACATTGACAGGATACACAAAGTTTTCACGTTCTCTTGCGTATAAAATACttctatttaaaatgtaaattcgCCTGTAAGGTGGACATAACATCGCACATTCGACGTTTGCCCAAACCAGAAGTTTCTCGGCTTCCGTAGTGACCACGTAGAAATGGCTGCTCACGCAAGCAAGACGTTGCTGCTCTCCTTAAGTCGATTAAACGTCGTCGGACTGCCGAGTTTGTCAAGCAGGCGGACATACGCGACGGCATTACCCATAAATTCGGATGGAAATAAAAGTGAGTGTTGCACACGCTTTTGCTGTAGTTCACGCTGAACTGGAGCAATAGCTTCGCGCTAAGCTAAAAGTGTTGCGCTATCGCGAGGTCACTACAAATAATACTCGTCTTCTTTACTTTTCGAACgtctttctttttccatttgacgattttcaaaattaaaggGGGAGCAAAATGTGTATTActaaattattgttatttaagtAGTATTGTTTTGGTCTCAAGAACATGCTCGAGAATGTGGTCAAAGATTGTCAAATTTGTCTTCGGCTCATATTGATGACGTAAGGTTTGATTCACCGTTGATTTGTTCTCGTAGACTattaaaatgttgaacattattttctttaactCCAAATTATTGTAGTAGTACGTCTAaaactttaattatttttgtattttttatatattagcATTATCATTACTTGTCTTTGATGGGCTGCAACAAATCACCTGGTTGTTCTTGATCTCAAGCGTGTGgtatcaatttttttaaaatttacgtGACCAAACATAATTCCTCTCCTCTCACAACTCAAGTTAGTGAACATTTTGACACATGTTGTGACCAAAGCAgttattccatgtttttttggtGGTGGTGTTGTTTTGAGTGGATTTGctggtgttttttaatttaaaaaatcaatttaaaaaaattgcttcATTATCACTCATTTCAGATCTTCCTGGGAGAGGCGAGAGAGGACCTTTCATCAAAAGGCCCCGAAGAGATGTAAGTAAAATGTCTGACTGGCTCTACGTTATGAATGATGTGTGAGGGGAACTTAAAATGTTGTGAaccgttgtgtgtgtgtgtgtgtgttggtcttGGGGGCTTTCAGGCAGGACCACCCAGGACAGAAAAGATGACAGAGGACCAGGACTGGACGACAGTCTACCCGGCGGCGGCCCCTTTCAGAGCCGGCGCCGTGCCTCTGCCTGTGAGGATGGGCTACCCTGTGAAAAGGGGGGTTCCCCCAGAGAAGAAGGGCAACTTGGAGCTGATCAAGGTTAGATGTCGTTATTGATAATTTCTATGAATTGCCTTTGTCTAAAATCCAAATGTACAGGCAAATTGTAACAGCAAAGTAGACGACACGGGCAGTTAGTAGCTGCATCGGGAGAGAAGCAGAAACATACTTTTAGTATCACTTTTAACTGTACACGAAGTGCATTCAAAGACCACCAACAAAACAGGCCATGTCAAACATCGATGGAATAAAAACACCATCAATTAATTAAACCCAGCAACAACACCAAAATTCCACCAGATGGCgtcaaagtaatatttttattgctttggcctgagcacaaaaaacgGTGAATAAATGAGATATTTAGCAATTAATGGagggtatgttatttttttcatttctgtattaaaaaagaCTTGTAAAGATGttacatattttttatgtaGTTAAGTTAGTTAGTTGTTGTTTCCTTCAAAAGGTTCCCAACTTTCTCCACTTGACGCCCGCAGCCATCAGGAAACACTGCGAAGCTCTCAAACGTAAGTATGAtgacttttaaatttttttatttttttttaaacttaaaacattAGTACTAACGATGACTGAAACTGGTGGGGTTGCATCGCCAGCGTTCTGCAACGCGTGGCCGTCCGCTTTGAACACGGACGCCAAGTGTGAGCGGCACTTTCCCATCCAGGTGGAGAGTAGCGACTACGTGTCGGCGGGCCTCTCCGTACGAAACCCTGCCGCCCGCGTCGTTCATCTCAGAGTGagttttacttttctttttcttgaacaCTTGATGTCAGTTGTCATCATCAGAATATCCATTAATGGGAACCAACATAATGGTTGTATGTCATGATGTGTCGTTGTATGTCCaacatgtgttgttgttgttattgtgctTGTCGTCCCCAACTGTAATATATTGAAGTCTCGTCTTGGATGTCGCTAGATTGCgccaggtgtacctaatgttgtggctgctGAGGatgtatttcaaaaaataaataaataaaataaattagaattacttaaaaaaaaaaaaattagaagtgACCAAGTTAGAAGTTAAGTATTTTACTTGGAATGACTGAGTGTATTTGTCTAAAATCTCTTGAACATAGCTGAGTGCCGCTTGCCCCTCcattaatttttgtttgtttgttgttgttgtttttggtttgtttgcacACTAGTTTTAAGTTGTACCATTCCAGTTTGACCATTTTCAACTTTACCTTTTGGTCATATTATTTTggataaaatataaacattcaataaaaactattaactaataaaaaatattttgtagaaGTGATTCATAAACCTAATAAAAAAGCAGTTGTAGGattgtatatattattattacaactttacatatatattttattgatttagttTTTAGGGTGTTAATGCAAATTATTTAAATAGTTAAATTAATTGACTAGTTGTTTGTAggattttacattattattgttaggATTTGACAGTTAAtcttttttatattcatttttagAAATGTTAATGGTAATTAGTATTTGTCGTAAATGATGAGTTATAATTATGCATTTTTAActtatatttattcattaataaTTAGGAATTTACACTAGTAATTGtatgatttaattattttattaggtATTGCGTAATTGTTTTCTGAAGACATTTTCTACAGTTTGAGTATTATTTTACAGGATGTTATTTATGATTAAAATTTTACATTCAATaattttttgtaattcattattaatattttaatatttgacaTTGATCAGTTGTTCATTGTGGTTAAAGTACATGAACTGTTTTCATTGGCTTTGTTCTCCAAAAGGCCTCTCTCTCTATCTTTACACCATTTAGAATTTAGTGTTTGAACATAAATTACATTTCagtaataatttaaattaaaaggaTGAAGTCCAGGTTTATtcgccaattttttttttttttccctctaccTTTTCAATTACTGTCCACTCCACCCACACTTTTACTGTCTGATTCGTTCAGCAAGGTAGGAATTACTGCAACATTAATCCCCGTGGATTAGTCCAAAAAATAATCTAACAGACGATGGCCAAACGACAAAACGCTCAATTGTTCATTGAAGTGAAAAGTCTCACAAACAGACCTAACATTTGTCTTCAAGCACTTATGTACCCGCTATACTATGCATTATTATCAAGTCTAATCTTTTGTGTTGCACTGGGGTCATGCTCGGGTCACACAGCACAACACATGGATGTATAAGAGGTTAATCAAAAAACAGTCGAAGATCGTGCTTATCTCCAGCTGTGACCGCTATGAAGCGAGCCGGTCAATGACACTCTCCAAAGGACGTACTGGATGGGTGGGGCTACACTCAAAAGACAAGTTGAATTCGTTCCATGGCTACGCTCGCAGCTCAAAACACTGGTATTTTCATATCATCCCCTATTGATTTCAAtagaaattccattaatctgttccatccatccatccatccattttttttccctctccccagccacttcatccagctcttccagggacatcccgaggcgttcccaggccagccaaaagacatattctctccagcgtgtcctgggtcgtccccggggcctcctcctggtgggacgtgcccggaacacctcacctgggaggcatccgggaggcgtccgaatcagtcgttatggacaatccgtgatgagcacagaagtccaataagagaacactgctcgggttctgatcggggggggcgttcctcccaatcacgcccttccaggtctcactgtcattgcccacgtgagcattgaagtcccccagcagaacgatggagtccccagcgggagtgctctcc contains these protein-coding regions:
- the mrps35 gene encoding small ribosomal subunit protein mS35 is translated as MAAHASKTLLLSLSRLNVVGLPSLSSRRTYATALPINSDGNKNLPGRGERGPFIKRPRRDAGPPRTEKMTEDQDWTTVYPAAAPFRAGAVPLPVRMGYPVKRGVPPEKKGNLELIKVPNFLHLTPAAIRKHCEALKPFCNAWPSALNTDAKCERHFPIQVESSDYVSAGLSVRNPAARVVHLRVKLSSLNLDDHARKKMIRLVGERYCKDTDILTITTNSCPLRQQNYDYAMYLLTVLYHESWKTEAWEAEKTVADMEEYSWEDSPSQKNILDTLLRESDAGEEERERLLGRTEVQEYKDSVTRLKNQGDSEGVMLQYKEAVKKVLKI